The Culex quinquefasciatus strain JHB chromosome 2, VPISU_Cqui_1.0_pri_paternal, whole genome shotgun sequence genome contains the following window.
caaatcaaTATTTCCAATATGCTACAggtgccatattggccgccatcttggatttctgaatttcagaatactttggaatatacaaagtgtcatattcgtgttcagcgaccccaaattagttggatttgagtggttgaatggctattacaccctcaaataaatattcccaatattttacaggcgccatattggccgccatattgaaattcttgacatcggaatactttgggatattcttagtgtcatattcgtgttcagcgacctcaaattagttagatttgagtggttgaatcactattacaccctcaaatatatgttcccaatatactacaggcgccatattggtcgccatcttggatttctggatttctgaatactttggaatattctaagtgtcatattcgtgttcagcgactccaaattagttggatttaagtggttgaatcactattacaacctcaaaaaaatattcccaatatactacaggcgccatattggccgccatttcgatttctgaatttcataatactttggaatataccaagtgtcatattcgtgttcagcgaccccaaattagttagatttgagtggttgaatggctattacaccctcaaataaatattcccaaaattctacaggcgccatattggccgccatcttggatttctgaatttctgaatactttggaatatacaaagtgtcatattcgtgttcagcgaccccaaattagttggatttgagtggttgaatggctattacaccctcaaataaatattcccaatattttacaggcgccatattggccactatattgaaattcttgacatcggaatactttgggatattcttagtgtcatattcgtgttcagcgacctcaaattagttagatttgagtggttgaatcactattacaccctcaaatatatgttcccaatatactacaggcgccatattggtcgccatcttggatttctggatttctgaatactttggaatattctaagtgtcatattcgtgttcagcgactccaaattagttggatttgagtggttgaatcactattacaccctcaaataaatattcccaaaattctacaggcgccatattggccgccatcttggatttctggatttctgaatactttgggattttttaagtgtcatattcgtgttcagcgacctcaaattagttagatttgagaggttgaatcactattacaccctcaaatatatgttcccaatatactacaggcgccatattggtcgccatcttggatttctggatttctgaatactttggaatattctaagtgtcatattcgtgttcagcgactccaaattagttggatttgagtggttgaatcactattacaacctcaaaaaaatattcccaatatactacaggcgccatattggccgccatttcgatttctgaatttcataatactttggaatataccaagtgtcatattcgtgttcagcgaccccaaattagttagatttgagtggttgaatggctattacaccctcaaataaatattcccaaaattctacaggcgccatattggccgccatcttggatttctgaatttctgaatactttggaatatacaaagtgtcatattcgtgttcagcgaccccaaattagttggatttgagtggttgaatggctattacaccctcaaataaatattcccaatattttacaggcgccatattggccactatattgaaattcttgacatcggaatactttgggatattcttagtgtcatattcgtgttcagcgacctcaaattagttagatttgagtggttgaatcactattacaccctcaaatatatgttcccaatatactacaagcgccatattggccgccatcttggatttctggatttctgaatactttggattataccaagtgtcatattcatgttcagcaacctcaaatcagttagatttgagtggttgaatcactattacaacctcaaaaaaatattcccaatatactacaggcgccatattggccgccatcttggatttctggatttctgaatactttgggattttttaagtgtcatattcgtgttcagcgacctcaaattagttagatttgagaggttgaatcactattacaccctcaaatatatgttcccaatatactacaggcgccatattggccgccatcttggatttctggatttctgaatactttggaatattctaagtgtcatattcgtgttcagcgaccccaaattagttaaatttgaatggttgatttcaaattttaatgctttcttgTTGATTTGGCCATGGTGTGTTCCCTAAAACGAGCGCCTAAAAAGAGTTGCTTCGACGAATTTAGTCGGTGTTACTAGCAGGTAAGTCGGATCAGATTCGTTCTTGTTTTAGATgaatcttgaaatcctaccggttcgaatgctgcaagaacgatcaagattggttgaaatggAGCCAAATGCGAGCGAGTTGAAATTAGCGAAGCAACGGTTTCGGAGgcttggacggaggagtgttaagTTACATCTACTCGATGTAAATCGCTCTATTCTTCCCGTTTTCCCCCAACGTTCCGACCACTCCCACTCGTTTATCTCTGCTCCTCTGTTGCTGTTTCTCCAAAACCTTCCTCTTCCGCTCAACCTTTCCCACCGCAGCATGCCACTGCTCGTCGTGTTCCTGACATTCAAGCGCCGACCGAAACACCTGATCACACTTACCGCAGCCGAATCCCTTGACCGCTCCGTGCTCCGCCCGGCAGTGGGACCAGTAATGTTCGGCCCGTTTCAACGTTGCCTCGCAAAATCCGCACCGGATCCGATTCGGGACGGCGTGACTTAGCCGGATGTGGATGTCGAGAGTGTCCCGGGTGCGAAACATTTTGGTGCAGAAGCAGCACACCGTTGAGGAGGGATTTTGGGCGGCGTGTTCGTTCAGATGGTCGATCAGTTTGCCTCTCGAGAAGAATTCTTCGAAACACTTGATGCATCGGTAGTCCCGAAGCTGCTGGGGAGGTTCAACGATTCTCTTTTCCTTGTGCAATCGAAGGTGCGCCTCAATGTAGCTCGTTCCAATGAACAACAGCGAACAACTCTTGCAAAATAGCTTCGAACTCGCTTTGGAACGGTTTTCCTCCGTGCGCTTCCTGGCCACCAAAACGTCCAGCGCTTCCACCCGTTCCGGAAACTCCGCCTCGATGTAACCCCGATGGCATTCGTTCAAGTGCATCAAAATGTCGTCCTCGTCCGCAAACCTCAGGTGGCAGCACTTGCAAATGTGCAACATCCCCAGCTCTTCCGCCTCCCAGTCGATCTCCTGCCCGTGGACGTAGTGCCGGTGCCAGCTGTGTTCGCTCTCCAGGTGAAACCGTTCCTCGCAAGTCCCGCCACCAGCACCGCACTCGATCCGGGCGTGCCGCGCCACATGGCCCCGGAACTGCTTGTTCATGGCCATGAACCGGCTCACGCAGTAGTGGCACTTGTGTACGAAATCGGTCAACGATGTCGATGCTGGCGGGGTTCGTTTGCTTGGCGGGAGTTCCGCCACGGTGAGCGTCGTGCATTCCGGATCGTCCAGGTCGAAACGTGCTACGAGGGAGATGGGTTTTGCTGGTGCGTCTGGTTCGAGGTGGTCTTCGATGTAGGTAGTTGGTTGCTCTTcatcgtcttcgtcgtcgtcgggaaCAAGAATCTCGAACCACTCGGGGGAGGCTGATTCTGGTAGGATTTGTTCCGGTGGCGGGAGATCGTCGGGTTCTTTGAGTGAAATGAGTTTGCATTAGaagggaaattttgaaatgtctCATGTGTTACCTATAATTAGTGGCTTGTGCTCGATGATCAGCTCATCTGATTCCATTTTAGAACAATAAAGAAACAATTATTGAAAGTTTTCTACAAGATTTTGTAAAAACCGTACACAAAACTACTGCAGTGAAAACAAACAGCTGTCAAAACAAACGAGCAAGGTGATTGCATCACTGAAGGTGTGATAGATTTGAACTAAACTAGGGGGGAGACACCATCAccattttgatatatttatcttttattttcaaaaaataattctgtAAATCAATATTGTTGAGTTCtgaaaatacatatttaaagttctaattaagaaaacttcatgaaattaaaatagggtcctaaagctctttgcaaattttatgtacgttgataaaaaaaacatgattaaaaaccatttatgatcacacttttttcatgttaaaggcTAGTAttgagatcggaaggaaaggggtcaaaaaCAGCTTTActaacagcagaacaaaggagagggagcgttttcttggggcttttctttaccctgtctggcttgctttcactgccgctgctgcccatttgaaatttttcttgaccggttccttccgaagtgcatatacAAACAACTTTAATGCAAAGATTAAATTGTCAAGAcaaattttttcgatggattaactatggtccacttggaacgagctgtcaagttggTCAAGAAGACCTtttttgtcaagaagggccgcaaatatttgttttaaaatgatttaaaaatcaattttaaatcctttgcggtcgtaaaacagttttcagaaaaatgagctttatcgttgtgaacaataatatcacaaatttaagctgaaTTTTAGGACCAAAGTTTCAAAACTCTTAAAAACATAAGTTTAACAaatccaaaaatccaaaaattataaattttaaattctgtaatatgtagggtagggtagtcatcaatgagacacttttggttttcaactttcaacgatttttctaattttttcatcagcatgtcttaatgagcttttagttgcattatctttcttttaatgtgttctatcattgaccaaaatatgagatcgatccgacctctacagccagagttattaaactgtctcattgtagacgcacttggcaggaacaatgagacagctggggaacaatgggacactctacgaaaatcaacatttttctagcaaaacatcatgtttttgtattgttccattgcaggtgacttgccttgaatattttagagcaattttgccaacatgaaacttttattaacaaaagttacactaaaaagtattaaaattttgtaatatccatatattaataccaaataactttgtatttttggttaaatgaagtttaaactctataaatatgccaaaaatcactaaataattcatgttttgaaagatttccatcgattttgaaaagtttattgaagaaaaatcaaagtatctcattgttacccatgggctgaaatgagtggggaacaatgagacagccctggattctgggtatattctaaattttggccaaatctaatgaaaggacattgtagcccaacttaatccctatggaacgtcgaaagaaatttgaagaaatattagttttggtgtaaatggcagtctacgagcgaaaaagtaattgttgtccataatttacttttacaccccagaatcaaacatttatgaataacttgtcAAGGGAGCGTAACCAAAGCCActtttatggcagacgtgtatccagtagacacacatttcccccaaatatgagcctgattggttgaaactacgacttgtgagagccattttatcattgttccccgtgtctcattgatgactactctaccctaaattaaaaaaaagcgtttaaaaaaaatcaatttttgagttccgttagcttttttttaaatatttttttgctatgtttttattttaagatttttaatttgttttcaaatacgTTTTAatcctctttaaaaaaaatatcatttttgaaaatgtttttattttatttttcaagccaatagcaaatattattttgttgcgttttggattttttgaaaacttacgaTTTCAAGACAAATTTACAGCTGTATTataatttaacaactttttttttcaaattttgaaatgttgaaaccttgccttgtaatttcatttttttgtccaTCCTCCACTCGACATCGAACAAAATCTTAGAGAAatagcggtttaaaaaaaattgcatcggtTTTTTATGATTACTATAActccgaaatttttaaattcttaatttcaataaattccaagtttagaaaacttcaaGATAAGACATTCAACAATAATCAAAGAtagtaaaaatttacaaatacaaaaataaaaaaatggctaccgtaatctggggtgaatcgggactacagtctgaatagggacagcagtttttagagaactcaaagcttttaaatttggaaatggatgtacacattttgttggcctgagcctgttctaaccgaaaccaaacgaaaaatcaaaatattgtcctccaacatggttaaaactgctgtcccaattcgccccatgtgtcccgattgaacCCAGTTTACGTTAtgtttttcactaatattttctttattataTGTAAAAATAAGAATGCAATAGTTTTTGTAGTTTCTAAACTATGCCTCTAAGAatgtttaaacaatttaaataatatagttttgattttatagtaaaaaatgtgaaaacaaaaaaataaaagtggctgtaaaaacatgaaaaaaaacttagacAAAGGTAATGAGGAGGTGGTAGTATTAGCACAGAATACTATCAGAAacgaacataaactaaacaagataaatgcaaatctggagtttttttttttttgaaaaggtccaataaaccaaatttccagtttttgctttttgggtgtttttgaaaccgccttgagtcaggggtattgaaaaacacccaaaaagcaaaaactgaaaatttggtttattggtccttttcaaaaaaaaaaacttcagaaatataaatactaaaaatgtaacaaaaagaaaaacataaaccAAGAGCAGTTAAGTTTTTCCTAGatcaaaatttgctcaaaatgacctcataactacgaaaaaataaaaattttcgaaaaaaaatttgggcggtagagggttaacaagaatttaagaataacattttaaacaataaaccAAGCTGTGAATacccaattttttacattttgttttctCAAACACATGccttgaaatgttgaaaaaaaaagcattgaaaattaaatcccCAATaattaaacaacaacaaactaaacaatttttcgggttttgattatctaaagtgaaatttttccatgaacttcggataattcagtatactgaattcaaaaattgttatatttattatccagcaaaaaatatatctcaTGGATTTAATGTTTTGAGCACAAAACTTTTACTTCTTATCTTTAGTTTAAACAATTCTTTTCTGTCGCAATGTAACTCCTCAAATAATTTCTTTAAACTACAATTCCGTGATCAAAGCTTCTTTTTGTGCACTTCCGCATCGTGCGCCGCGCGCTCCTCCACGGTGTCAAACATCTGCATACAGTGCCGGCAGAACCGCTCCCGGAACTCGAGATCTTCCCTGTGCGCCTCCCTCCGGTGCTTGATCCGTGCCAAATTGGACGAAAACTGTTCGCCGCACGATTCACACTTGAAGCTGGCCCGAACCCGGTGCACGTGCCACTTGTGCTCGGCCAGCGATTTGAGGTGCGTGAACGCTTCCGGACAGTACGGGCAGGCGACGGTGAGGGCGGTCGTGCGCACGTGCTTCTCGAAGATGTGCCGTTTGATGCCACTTTCGGTTTCGAACCGTTTCTGACAGAGCAGGCAGTAGAACCGGGTGTCGTGGATCTTTTGAAGCGCGTGTTTCTTCACGTGTTCGCTGTACTCGTCCAGAAACTTGAACCGGGGACTGTCCACGCAGTGGAGACAGTCGAAAATCGGTACCGCCGTCGTCTTCCGGGGATTCCGGTGATGCTCGTTGTGTTCGGCGTTGAATTTCACTCCGGTGATGAAAACGTCACACGAGTCACAGTAATACTGCCAGCATTTCGGATCCGAAAACGCGTCCGAACAAACCCGATACGTTTGCGGTTCCTCCACCTTGGAACCGCCCTCAATCACTTTGGCGTCATGCTCCGGAAGTGCCGCCACGAGGAACTCATCGTGACACGCGTACAAATGCTCGCAAGCGTCGTCCATCGACAGAAATCCGACCACGGCACAAATCCGGCAGAAAAACATCGAGCCCATCCGCTTCAGGAACTCAAAATCTTCCCCGTGGATCGCGCGTCTATGCCAATCCAGCTCCGGAATTGTGTAGAATCGTTCGCCACACTGCAGGCAGACGGTCCGGGCGTGCAACTTCAGGTGGTGCCGCATTGGGTCAACCGACCGGAAGCGACTCTTGCACACGAAGCACCGGTGCAGAGTGTCCAGTTCTAGCAGTTCTTTCGGAATCTCACGCACGGCCAGGTCGCGCAAGTTGGCGTCGTCCAAGTTCACTTTCTCAACGAAGGTGGAGGAGG
Protein-coding sequences here:
- the LOC6035984 gene encoding zinc finger protein 91, producing MNIDSVLDLEEMLPVSSITKSGTVCEERKVALEPGPEPQPEPAPIVIDSDSEPELTDSSSTFVEKVNLDDANLRDLAVREIPKELLELDTLHRCFVCKSRFRSVDPMRHHLKLHARTVCLQCGERFYTIPELDWHRRAIHGEDFEFLKRMGSMFFCRICAVVGFLSMDDACEHLYACHDEFLVAALPEHDAKVIEGGSKVEEPQTYRVCSDAFSDPKCWQYYCDSCDVFITGVKFNAEHNEHHRNPRKTTAVPIFDCLHCVDSPRFKFLDEYSEHVKKHALQKIHDTRFYCLLCQKRFETESGIKRHIFEKHVRTTALTVACPYCPEAFTHLKSLAEHKWHVHRVRASFKCESCGEQFSSNLARIKHRREAHREDLEFRERFCRHCMQMFDTVEERAAHDAEVHKKKL
- the LOC6035985 gene encoding zinc finger protein 320; protein product: MESDELIIEHKPLIIEPDDLPPPEQILPESASPEWFEILVPDDDEDDEEQPTTYIEDHLEPDAPAKPISLVARFDLDDPECTTLTVAELPPSKRTPPASTSLTDFVHKCHYCVSRFMAMNKQFRGHVARHARIECGAGGGTCEERFHLESEHSWHRHYVHGQEIDWEAEELGMLHICKCCHLRFADEDDILMHLNECHRGYIEAEFPERVEALDVLVARKRTEENRSKASSKLFCKSCSLLFIGTSYIEAHLRLHKEKRIVEPPQQLRDYRCIKCFEEFFSRGKLIDHLNEHAAQNPSSTVCCFCTKMFRTRDTLDIHIRLSHAVPNRIRCGFCEATLKRAEHYWSHCRAEHGAVKGFGCGKCDQVFRSALECQEHDEQWHAAVGKVERKRKVLEKQQQRSRDKRVGVVGTLGENGKNRAIYIE